From Plasmodium malariae genome assembly, chromosome: 8:
TTTTGCCACTTGGTACCCTATCCATTTTGTCATTTGCCTTCCCATTCGTTTTGTCATTTGCTTTCCCATCCGTTTTGTCATTTGCTTTCCCTCCGATTTGTCAGTTGTTCACCCGCTCACCCGTTTCAACGCTATTTTCTATACTAGAGCGAATTTCTCTTCCatttttcgaaaaaaaaatcagaGATCTTGGTTTTTTTACTTTGGCAAAAATTGATATTCAATTCTTTGCTACATAGTAACAGGGGGGTATGTTCATCTGCTTCTTTCTCTATATCCTCGGAAAAATCAATTAAAATTTCAAAGTGCATACAAAGAGGATTAACTACCTTTTGGACGTttgtataatgtatatatggaaaCGTACATATACGAAAGAGTCttaataatttaagaaaatttgtTAACTCCTTATGGATGTATAGACCGCTCTCATCGACGATCTGACGAGGAGTagaatgaatatatatttttatattgtattgtGATAAGTTCTCTAACGCACTATTTTCAATATTCgtattgtaaatatttttattaaaactaggatctaaaaaataaagagagTCAATCAAGGaccaaaaaaagaatttttcttTAGCTTCTCTTAgtagagaaaataaaactgTGCATCCTTTACTAAATCCAATTAAAATTAGTTTTCCCTTTATCCCTTCTTTCCGATTTATATTGTTACACTCGTTACAAGGTTTTTCTTCAATGTTATTTTTGCTTGTTCTCGTTTCTTCTTCATCAGTGTTTTTGCAAATTTGGGTATCACTCACTATGTCGCTTTCACTGATCGTGCTCTGTTGTCCTATCATATTTGCATCTCTCATCTGGGAACAATTACACGAAATTGTTGTGCCTTTTTTTTGACTTCCTAacaatgttttatttaacgACAGTAGTAAACACAATAAATGTTTTGTACTTTGCGCTTGTGTAGTCTTGTTGTTAGTATAACTCTCCTCGTTCGTTTGGTACGAGTTTTTGCTAGTCCTGCTTATGTTTCCCTCTCGGTCATTTGCACTGTTTGCATGTACATTTTTCGCATTTGTGCTCAGAGATATATCagatgaatttaaaaaatttgaaaaggTCGAAAAATAATTCGAAAAAGTACTAGGTTTAATAAATACTATATGATCATATAAATACTTCGAGGATATAACCCAAAACAGGGCCTCATAACTGTAACAGTAATCGGTACATTCGTATGTTGATTGTAACTTAAAAGATGTGTATATAGAATTCCtgaaaaaatttgaataatccccaggaaaaaatataatatatttactctcataatttttattcgttAAAATGGGTTCCCTATATAATATCGTGTTAAGCTTCTCATTATATCCTGCCACATTATACACACAAAAACTTACCGGCATTTTCGCATTTTATGTActtgctatatatatacatgtgcatacGTGTACGCATCTGTGTATACGGGCCAATAGGCGCATATGTGTTAGCtcatacgtacatgtatatgaacctatacgtacatatgtataatcacaatattttttcgaaaaataatttaaaccctacatatttttataaagcaATTCCCactatgtaaaaatttttttcattaatgttaacatttttttaaactctATATTCTTGCTTAAAAGCAACAGATTGTCATGTTGAAAAAGAGcaaatggaaataaaaaaaaaaaaaaaaggaaaaagaaaaaatggaagtaACGAGTGAGCAATCGCCATAAGTAATAAGATCGTTTGCTTCttaaaaaagacaaaaaaaaaaaataaaaaaataaatgaactatgaataaataatgcTTAAATGGTGCATAAACTGCGTACATATTGTGCAAAAATagtgaataaataatacatacataaatggGGCAAAATGCACGAACAGGGGGTCATAATGCAGAAGGCGGTTGAAAATGCTAAAAATACTAGTAAAAcgattttccaaaaaaaataaaaaactcctgagatatgaaaatttacttttttttattcattcaaTGCAAATTTTCTGAAagaacacaaaaaaaagcGTATTTGCTTTGCTTGTAAAAATTACCTTGCATGTTCATGTAAATATGAACAGTTAATACGCACTTGCAAATAAGcaaatacgtacatatatatatatatatatatacatatgcttacatatttatgtattaatttcCCCATATTTGCAAACCTGTTAAAATGCTTAAATTTTTCTCCAAAGGTAAAGTATCCCTTATATGCTTGTGACccatttttatatcattaaagAGTATgagataaaaatttttttcagaaatgaaatattaaatgggTATGCAATGTACCTGACCGAGTAAGgttcaagaaaaaaaaaaaaatttgctgTTAATTTTTCTCCTATTCTTTTGCAGTTTAATGCAAACTTGAACAATATTTGCCgcattattaattttttccaatCTTGCAATATGTTTTGTGGGCTTCTTTTTCCCTCTCTGGACTTCTTCGGACTTGCGACGCTGCCTCTACTTCCCTTTTAACTCAACCGTTTCGCTGTTCAGCAAAACTTTAGCATGGAGTACGAAGAATGTTGTgtcaatattatttttcgtGGCGGTTATTTGTACGACACCTTGTTTTTCCTTTGCCTGAAAAAATGTTTTGCtattgatataatttttttcgtGTACTCCAGAAATActtaatatttgtatttggTTATTACCTACAATATTGCAAagttctttattatttaatacaaaatttttcaCAAAATTTAAACTTGAATAGgagtttttatatatgcatattcttttaatggctaaaaaagtggaaaagaaaaatgcacACAACATAATTTTTCCTATAATTTGTTGTGTTTcattaaatgttttttctttattttcatatttataataataagagCTGTGTGTAGGATTTCCATATATAGGGCATATTTCGTAGCTATAACGAAAGTAGTTATTATATAGGTTATTAAAACTATATATGGATTTATCGTTatactctttttttcctcCCTCCTCTTTTTTGTCCTTATCAGcatttttcctctttttcttAACCATCATTATGTtgtttattttccattttgtgGTCCCATTTTCAATAATATGAAgaattttttcatctttattAGTCACTTTTTTTCGATCATTTATGTCATActtttcaataaatttttttgcgttggaattttttttttcttcttcttcattatCTTTACCCGAAATGAACGACAAAATGAAtgattttacttttttaaaaaaaaattttatttctttttttattaagtatggattttctaaatattccGAGAAGTCTTTATCTTCTTCAGTGTACTCATCATCATACTCGTAAACATCTTCTGGGTTACCTAcgtccattttttttttttttttttttttttttttttccttttttatggCATTTACattaagatatattttcTCACTGTTAAATAATAGCAACAATTCACATTTAGCTCTATTGTTAGATGAGTCTATATtccctttcttttttactaGTTTAAGACTatctttttttgaataatttaaatgtaattttaaaatgtttactGCATCGTCTAGATACGAATGCCGATGATCAAagttgttcatatatttcacAACAAAAAACAAACCGCTGTTTATAAGTAAAAACCATGTACTCCccaaaaaaaaggcaaagcTGTTATTCCTGTAAAAGTTCAATAACCTTTTATGCACGTACATTTTGCACCTTCAAATATGTTCAAGGAACACTGCGGTATGCCTCTTCCGTTATGCTATTCTTCCGTTCTGGTAATCTGCTGTTTTTGTTCTGTTCTGTCCTATgctttcattatttattgcTCTTCATTCGttattcttttattgttattcttTCACTTCTTCATTACTAATTTGTTCCTTATTTTGTCATATCTTTTGTCACATATTTTATCTCATATTTTGACATATATTTTGACACATTATTTGTGATTTATTTTGTCACATATTTTGTTACATATTTTGTTACATATTTTGTGATTTACTTTGTCACATATTTTGTCACATATTTTGTCACATATTTTGTTACATATTTTGTTACATATTTTGTTACATATTTTGTGATTTATTTTGTCACATATTCTGTTACATATTTTGtgatttattttgttattttctttattttattttttttatttcactcACCCCTCCTCTTTGTTTTCTCCCGCGCGCATATTCAATTtcctactttttttttttccttttatgtattacagtaaaatattttgtcaTGGGTCGTATTATTCGACAGTGTTAGGCTTACCATACAGACTTTTATAGAATGgtcatatattcatatattcacATATTCATACATGTGATACTAACCATATATTACAGTGttaaattatacaaatttcGTTCAAGCATATTTGTCACGTCGTTCATTGTTGCAGTTGTGATATTCTTTCTTTCATACATATTGAAGGaatgttaaataatttaaaaaaaaaaaacaaaaaaatgaatgcagttttttttcttttttttttttttttcattttttgttacaATGCGTTTGtacaaaaaattgtaatttgcataacattttattgtttttttgtatttaattatttttttgtattttattgtttttttgtattttattgtttttttgtattttattgtttttccccattttgtgggttttctttttttttatataacttaaATTATCGAAAATGTTAAGAGATTCATAATTGTGATAGGTTCTCAGTATAAAGCTCATTTTGATAAAGTACTCGCAATGACGGTATCtcatatgcacatatttgTGTGTGCCGTGGAGGAGGGCATGTGTACATGTGTGTATTTGTGTGTATCTGTATTTGTAggcgtatgtatatatttctagGCTCGTAAAATAAAGttatttttcctcttttcaaattttttcaaatttttaatatcttgTCAGAGTAGTAAACTGCCTATTCAACTttgtattaaattttaattttgacaTTGTTAACATTTTTACTGCGAGAGCAGGCCATTGAAATTTGAACAAGTGATATAACTACTCAGAGTAGCTGCTCGTGCTCGTACATATGAAGGAAAATCGGGATGTACGTTCGAttaactcttttttttttgtcatatGTTTAGGGGAATACATTCTTAAAATGGTGCATATTAAAATGATGCATATTTGCACTccataaggaaaaaaataaaataaaatataaaataaaaattaaaaaaattaaaaacaaattcataaaatgaataagaTATATTGTGTAAAATACGTGAAGTGATGTAGGTGAAGTGGAGCAAAAAAATGGGGAATCATAAAAAAGAGCATTCGccaataaaaaaacaaaacagcATGAACATACGTAAAAACTGTTTGTGCTTATGTGTTAACACATCTTTGtgcatgtgtgtatgtgtgtgtgtttaTATGGCGCCTACCAATTCAAAGAACGGGTTGATACAATTTAATTATTCCCCTTTTCCCCCtccaaaagaaaaaaaaagaaaaacacaTATTTCAACAAAAATAACAAACACGGAATGGGGAAATAaggttttataaatacatacgtGTTCACATGGAAATACATGAAAATGttttatgtacatgcattgcttatgtatatatacacgtccACATGTCTACATACACTAATATGAAGCTCTATTTTCACCCCTTTCCACACGCGCACACACCCTTTCTCATCGGTGAAAGTATAAAAGAGATGAAAACACggataacaaaaaaaagaccaaaaaaatattaacatagGGAGAATTATAGACAGACATTttgagaatataaaaaatgcgctctatattttttacgcTTTTATTGTTCTCTTTCGTAGATTGTATATCTGTAATAAAGctgtttgtattttttattttttgtaccttgaaatttttctttacttcACTATTTTGTattgtgtatttatatataggtGGAATAATGgctattgtttttttattatttttattatttacaaaattattaaaattagatgaattttttttattttttgttataaaattcatgcaaataaattttttattttttttcagctCACACTTTTGTACatgaaaaagcaaaatatgttttaacattttatgaaatatattttccttttttttttgctttttttgttttttccttttttccataatatattcttttttattcttcaCATTCATATATTGAATAATGTAATACTTTGTTGTTAAATTTCTGTGCTTTCTGCATATGgatttataatttacaatAAAGTCGTAAAAGacatattgaaaaaaattttccacaagtaaatgtttttttattatatccttATCTACGtctaaattattacataaaatagaGTATggataatacaaatatatattgttgtCTTTGttgttttctttatttttaaaagttgaATTATTCTTGTTCTTATGCTTGATACAGTCATTTACATTACTTCTATTTAACAAACCTTCAATGTATTCGTCATATATATCCATCTTGTTAAGGGAGTTCTTTACGTTGCAATATGTATGCCTACAATTTTCGCATCGGCGAGTGCCCCTTTTATATCTATGTTTCTTTCTCCTTGAGTTGgtataatatttcttcacTCCTCTATCACTCATAACCTTTCCACTTACTCTATCAGAATTGGACGAActcaaaattattacatCATTGTTCAGATACTTTTTTGTCATTGTGTTTCTTTCATTTCCATTCTTGCAATGTGCACCACTGCTGTTGTTACGGgtgttactgttactgttatgGCTGCTCTTGATATTGTCGTTACTGCCATTTTTGCTACCACTTTTACTTTCACCTTTGCTATCACTTTCATTACTCCTCTTATTGCTATCTTTCTTATCTCCGTCAAGGGATATAATCTGCTGCTCCTCGTGGTGCACACTTGACATATGCAAACCTGATTCCTCACAACTGTTATT
This genomic window contains:
- the PmUG01_08032800 gene encoding conserved Plasmodium protein, unknown function; this encodes MPVSFCVYNVAGYNEKLNTILYREPILTNKNYESKYIIFFPGDYSNFFRNSIYTSFKLQSTYECTDYCYSYEALFWVISSKYLYDHIVFIKPSTFSNYFSTFSNFLNSSDISLSTNAKNVHANSANDREGNISRTSKNSYQTNEESYTNNKTTQAQSTKHLLCLLLSLNKTLLGSQKKGTTISCNCSQMRDANMIGQQSTISESDIVSDTQICKNTDEEETRTSKNNIEEKPCNECNNINRKEGIKGKLILIGFSKGCTVLFSLLREAKEKFFFWSLIDSLYFLDPSFNKNIYNTNIENSALENLSQYNIKIYIHSTPRQIVDESGLYIHKELTNFLKLLRLFRICTFPYIHYTNVQKVVNPLCMHFEILIDFSEDIEKEADEHTPLLLCSKELNINFCQSKKTKISDFFFEKWKRNSL
- the PmUG01_08032900 gene encoding conserved Plasmodium protein, unknown function; its protein translation is MNNFDHRHSYLDDAVNILKLHLNYSKKDSLKLVKKKGNIDSSNNRAKCELLLLFNSEKIYLNVNAIKKEKKKKKKKKKMDVGNPEDVYEYDDEYTEEDKDFSEYLENPYLIKKEIKFFFKKVKSFILSFISGKDNEEEEKKNSNAKKFIEKYDINDRKKVTNKDEKILHIIENGTTKWKINNIMMVKKKRKNADKDKKEEGGKKEYNDKSIYSFNNLYNNYFRYSYEICPIYGNPTHSSYYYKYENKEKTFNETQQIIGKIMLCAFFFSTFLAIKRICIYKNSYSSLNFVKNFVLNNKELCNIVGNNQIQILSISGVHEKNYINSKTFFQAKEKQGVVQITATKNNIDTTFFVLHAKVLLNSETVELKGK